In Ascochyta rabiei chromosome 2, complete sequence, one genomic interval encodes:
- a CDS encoding Carboxypeptidase D, which produces MKLLNLVSGLLCASSALAFKRPTKHSLPRSVVEKRVANQPFSHPEIQKRASRFLTNKTEAFAVNGSGIPEVPFDIGESYAGLLPISDSPDETRKLFFWFFPSTAEQTPEHVTIWLNGGPGCSSLSGFLTENGPFTWEAGTLAPVQNPYAWTNLTNMLWVEQPVGVGYSQGIPNITNEVELAAEFRGFYKSFVDTFQTKHWKTYITGESYAGFYVPYIADGFISANDTEYFNLAGISINDPIIGDSTIQQQVVILPFAELWQNLFYLNETFLEQVRDLQVHCNYSSYLDTYFKFPPPQGPFPLLPNPYTQAGECDMFDTFTDAISEINPCFNIYHVTETCPHPYSQLGIVNGGDYSPPGAVIYFNRTDVKEALHAPVDTNWQQCTDKNVFGNGDIFSYASDTSVGPANSGALQRVIEFTNNTIIGSGDLDMILCTNGTLLAIQNMTWNGAQGLSEYPATPLYAPYHPEYNDGALAGAGFQGVWTAERGLTFYTARLAGHELPGYTPGVAYRMLEILIGKVKDFSSTESFTTQTGNYSGEVPLYR; this is translated from the exons ATGAAGCTCCTTAACCTCGTCAGCGGGCTGCTTTGCGCTTCCTCTGCGCTTGCTTTCAAGAGGCCTACCAAGCATTCGCTTCCCAGGTCTGTAGTCGAGAAGCGCGTGGCCAACCAGCCCTTCTCGCACCCAGAGATTCAGAAGCGAGCTTCTCGCTTCTTGACAAACAAGACCGAGG CGTTTGCTGTCAATGGCTCCGGCATCCCAGAAGTCCCCTTCGACATTGGCGAATCTTACGCTGGATTGCTGCCAATAAGCGACAGCCCTGATGAGACACGCAAGCTTTTCTTTTGGTTCTTCCCCTCGACAGCTGAACAGACACCTGAACACGTCACTATCTG GCTGAATGGCGGACCTGGCTGCTCTTCACTCTCCGGCTTTTTGACCGAGAATGGCCCCTTTACCTGGGAGGCCGGCACGCTCGCCCCCGTCCAGAACCCCTACGCCTGGACCAACCTGACCAACATGCTATGGGTG GAACAACCGGTTGGCGTTGGATACTCCCAGGGAATACCCAACATCACCAATGAGGTCGAACTTGCGGCCGAATTTCGTGGATTTTACAAAAGTTTCGTCGACACCTTCCAAACTAAGCATTGGAAGACATACATAACCGGAGAATCTTACGCCGGATTTTACGTTCCTTACATCGCCGACGGCTTCATTTCTGCCAACGACACTGAATACTTCAACTTGGCCGGTATCTCGATCAACGACCCCATCATTGGAGATTCGACTATCCAGCAGCAGGTGGTCATCTTACCCTTCGCTGAGCTCTGGCAGAATCTTTTCTACCTCAACGAGACCTTCCTTGAGCAGGTCCGTGATCTCCAGGTCCACTGTAACTACTCGTCCTACCTCGATACCTACTTCAAATTCCCGCCGCCCCAGGGGCCCTTCCCCCTTCTGCCAAACCCTTACACCCAGGCCGGTGAGTGTGACATGTTCGACACCTTCACCGACGCTATCTCCGAAATCAACCCCTGCTTCAATATTTACCACGTCACCGAGACATGCCCCCACCCATATAGCCAGCTCGGCATAGTGAACGGCGGCGATTACTCTCCCCCCGGGGCTGTCATCTACTTCAACCGCACCGACGTCAAGGAGGCTCTGCACGCACCTGTTGACACGAACTGGCAACAGTGTACTGACAAAAATGTCTTCGGTAACGGCGATATCTTCAGCTACGCTTCTGATACATCTGTCGGCCCTGCCAACAGCGGTGCTCTTCAGCGCGTCATCGAGTtcaccaacaacaccatcATTGGTTCAGGCGACCTTGACATGATCCTGTGTACCAACGGTACTCTGTTGGCCATCCAGAACATGACCTGGAACGGTGCACAGGGTCTGTCAGAATACCCTGCTACACCGCTGTACGCACCGTACCACCCCGAGTACAATGATGGCGCTCTTGCCGGTGCGGGTTTCCAGGGTGTTTGGACTGCTGAGCGTGGATTGACATTCTACACTGCCCGTCTCGCTGGCCACGAGCTGCCCGGCTACACTCCTGGTGTCGCCTACCGTATGCTAGAGATTCTCATTGGCAAGGTGAAGGATTTCAGCAGCACGGAGAGCTTCACTACCCAGACCGGCAACTACTCTGGTGAAGTACCTCTCTACAGGTAG